From one Lactiplantibacillus paraplantarum genomic stretch:
- a CDS encoding BspA family leucine-rich repeat surface protein encodes MRWRISKLMILSVGFILGGSAPLSMIVPALATQAATTTPTSASSSSTDDTAVSKVAATNVMAVSADTTSTTDDSSSSGNTTSSVSSSSSSSTTDNGSSSSSSTSSTAANDTTSTTGELPASGTMGTVSWTIDSDGVLTLSGGSFQYLLASASPWANYATAITSIKITGVITITTAPNYAYLFSNLTNLTTITGLSNLSMDGVTSTQQMFYMDAKLTSVDFGQTDFSTVTNMSGMFDGCTALTSIGDTDEWQTGNVTDMSRMFASCTALTKVGTKSWNVSQVTSMNSMFISCSNLATVDVSAWKTDSLVSARYLFYRCAALTSLDVSGWNTSNVTDMSYLFSGCSGVTTLDVSKWSTQSVTTLAGTFQNCSKVTTLDVSNWTVPVITSLASTFQNCSKVTTLNLSGWDTSDVTTLANTFQNCSSLTHLDISGWNIGTVASLAYTFTGCSKVTTLDVDSWNTSKVTTMDHTFYNCVALTSANVSNWQTSNVTTVADMFANDKALTKLDLSGWNTKLVTNMQEVFMNCTGLTTLDLSSWDTSKATTYTNVFVGDAKLQHLTLGSNFTFHGDSTMALQSPSSIAPYTGEWQKGTSGKTYNSADLMSSYDGSTMAGTYNWAKVGGAVTVKYVDEDGTEIAAEQTLSGTAGQDYTTTSEDITGYTLSVTPDNATGTYGDDAITVTYVYAGNLFFNSSPATLDFGSHALSGTTETYAPTLDKLLEVQNNGKLNSTWNLTAELGSTGFVGTETGRTLGATLYYQTGDSQIILSPGVAAQVYSQTTTNHEGVDISGSWSDNAGLLLKVPSGAATIDEYQGTISWSLNNTVANN; translated from the coding sequence GTGCGTTGGCGAATTTCGAAGTTAATGATTTTAAGCGTTGGTTTTATTTTAGGCGGAAGTGCGCCACTAAGTATGATCGTGCCTGCATTGGCAACCCAGGCTGCTACAACAACGCCAACGAGCGCTTCGTCCTCGTCGACTGACGACACTGCTGTGAGCAAGGTTGCAGCTACGAACGTGATGGCGGTGAGCGCTGATACGACGAGCACGACTGATGACAGCAGTTCTAGTGGCAATACGACTAGCAGCGTATCAAGCAGTTCTAGTAGCAGTACGACTGACAATGGCTCGAGTAGTTCTAGCTCAACCAGTAGTACGGCAGCAAACGATACAACGAGTACGACGGGTGAGCTACCGGCTTCGGGAACGATGGGAACGGTATCGTGGACCATCGATAGTGATGGCGTATTAACGCTAAGTGGCGGTAGCTTTCAATATTTACTAGCAAGCGCGTCACCGTGGGCGAATTATGCGACAGCAATTACGAGTATCAAAATAACGGGCGTAATTACGATTACAACAGCGCCAAATTATGCCTATTTGTTTTCGAACTTAACAAACTTGACGACGATTACGGGCCTCAGTAATCTATCAATGGATGGGGTTACCAGTACCCAACAGATGTTCTACATGGATGCTAAGTTGACATCAGTTGATTTTGGTCAAACTGATTTTTCAACCGTCACTAATATGAGTGGGATGTTTGATGGCTGTACAGCCTTGACATCGATTGGTGATACCGATGAGTGGCAGACGGGAAATGTCACTGATATGAGTCGGATGTTTGCCAGCTGCACCGCTTTAACTAAAGTAGGAACGAAAAGTTGGAATGTCAGCCAGGTGACCAGCATGAATTCGATGTTTATTTCTTGTTCGAATCTTGCGACTGTGGATGTAAGTGCCTGGAAAACAGATAGCTTAGTTTCCGCGCGGTATTTATTTTATAGATGTGCTGCACTAACGAGTTTGGATGTTAGCGGTTGGAATACTAGCAATGTTACGGATATGTCATATTTATTCAGTGGCTGTTCAGGGGTAACTACGCTAGATGTTAGCAAATGGTCTACTCAAAGTGTAACGACCTTAGCGGGGACTTTTCAAAATTGTTCTAAGGTGACGACCTTAGATGTTAGTAATTGGACTGTTCCAGTAATTACTAGTTTAGCCAGCACCTTTCAGAATTGTTCTAAGGTGACAACACTGAATCTTAGTGGTTGGGATACGTCCGACGTCACTACCCTAGCTAATACCTTTCAGAATTGTTCAAGTCTCACTCATCTCGACATAAGTGGCTGGAATATTGGTACGGTGGCTAGCTTAGCTTATACTTTCACAGGCTGTAGCAAAGTAACCACATTGGATGTTGATAGCTGGAATACTAGTAAGGTAACGACCATGGATCATACATTTTATAATTGTGTTGCCTTGACGAGTGCCAATGTAAGTAATTGGCAAACTAGTAACGTAACAACAGTAGCTGATATGTTTGCTAATGATAAAGCGTTAACTAAATTGGATTTGTCAGGTTGGAATACCAAGCTTGTGACCAACATGCAGGAAGTATTTATGAATTGCACCGGGCTGACAACGTTAGATTTATCAAGTTGGGACACTAGTAAGGCAACCACGTACACGAATGTCTTTGTTGGTGATGCTAAGCTTCAGCATCTGACACTAGGTAGCAACTTTACTTTCCATGGTGACAGTACGATGGCTTTGCAATCACCTAGTAGTATTGCTCCTTACACTGGTGAATGGCAAAAAGGTACCAGCGGCAAGACGTATAATTCGGCTGACTTGATGTCAAGTTATGACGGTAGCACAATGGCGGGAACTTATAACTGGGCGAAGGTTGGTGGTGCAGTGACTGTTAAGTATGTGGATGAAGACGGAACCGAAATTGCGGCTGAGCAAACGCTATCTGGAACAGCGGGTCAGGATTATACAACGACTTCTGAGGACATTACGGGTTATACACTTAGCGTAACACCGGATAATGCCACTGGGACGTACGGTGACGATGCAATTACGGTAACTTACGTCTACGCTGGTAACTTATTCTTTAATTCGTCACCGGCAACGCTCGATTTTGGTAGTCATGCGTTATCAGGAACGACTGAGACGTATGCCCCAACCCTTGATAAGCTGTTGGAAGTTCAGAATAATGGTAAGTTAAATTCGACATGGAATTTAACTGCTGAGCTTGGGAGCACGGGCTTTGTCGGTACTGAGACTGGTCGAACTTTAGGAGCTACGTTGTATTACCAGACTGGTGATAGTCAGATAATATTGTCGCCGGGAGTAGCTGCCCAAGTTTATTCACAAACAACGACTAATCACGAGGGTGTCGATATCTCTGGTAGTTGGTCAGATAATGCCGGGCTATTGCTAAAGGTTCCGAGTGGTGCGGCCACCATCGACGAATATCAAGGCACGATTTCGTGGAGTCTAAATAATACCGTGGCCAATAATTAA
- a CDS encoding alpha/beta fold hydrolase, whose product MKFATVKVQGLEMFYREAGSPDKPVFLLLHGFPTASHLFRNLMPMLAKDFHVIAPDFIGFGQSAAPAHDTFDYTFENLTNYVEVFLTVMNIDKFYMYVFDYGAPIGFGIAVKYPERILGIVSQNGNIYQEGLGAKWADREAYWQHPTPALRKSYQAAFKPATIIGQYKGGEQPNSVSPDGYSLDIFYTSLPDYAERQSDLIFDYQNNVKNYPVFQKYVRTYQPEIIAAWGKNDLSFVYQGAQAFAKDDPNVDVHLLNGGHFVLETHWQEIGQLILDKWGQKD is encoded by the coding sequence ATGAAATTTGCAACGGTTAAGGTTCAGGGACTAGAAATGTTTTATCGAGAAGCAGGATCACCAGATAAACCGGTATTCTTGTTGTTACATGGTTTTCCAACGGCCAGCCATCTTTTTCGCAATTTGATGCCAATGCTGGCTAAGGACTTTCACGTGATTGCACCTGATTTTATTGGTTTTGGTCAATCGGCTGCACCGGCGCATGACACGTTTGATTATACATTTGAGAATTTGACTAACTATGTTGAAGTTTTCTTAACCGTTATGAATATCGACAAGTTTTATATGTATGTCTTTGACTACGGGGCACCAATTGGTTTTGGCATTGCCGTGAAGTACCCCGAACGAATTTTGGGAATCGTGAGTCAGAATGGCAATATTTATCAAGAAGGCTTAGGTGCTAAGTGGGCGGACCGGGAAGCTTATTGGCAACACCCAACGCCGGCCTTACGGAAAAGTTATCAGGCCGCTTTCAAACCGGCAACGATTATTGGACAATATAAGGGTGGCGAGCAACCGAATTCGGTTTCACCAGATGGCTACAGCCTGGACATCTTTTACACGAGCTTACCAGATTATGCGGAGCGCCAGTCTGATTTAATCTTTGATTATCAAAATAATGTGAAAAACTATCCTGTATTTCAAAAGTATGTGCGTACTTATCAGCCGGAAATTATTGCGGCGTGGGGTAAGAATGATCTGAGCTTCGTCTATCAAGGGGCGCAAGCCTTTGCTAAGGATGATCCTAATGTGGATGTTCATTTATTAAATGGTGGCCACTTTGTTCTTGAGACTCATTGGCAGGAAATTGGCCAGTTGATCTTGGATAAGTGGGGGCAAAAAGACTAG